The sequence below is a genomic window from Streptomyces sp. B21-105.
CAAGACTCCCGTCCATCGGTCGACATTGTCGAACACCTGACGGCAATACGCGCTAAGGTGTGACAACGCCAAAGGCCGGCATCGCTCTCACCCCCGAGGGCGCTCGAACCCCCGGCGGGACCCGGGGTTCGGCTTCCCTGGACGAAGGACAAAGGAGTCGCGGGTGTCCAGCTCCGACATCTTCATCGGCGAGACCATCGGTACCGCCATACTCATCCTGCTCGGCGGCGGCGTCTGCGCCGCCGTGACGCTGAAGGCCTCCAAGGCCCGCAACGCCGGCTGGCTCGCCATCACCTTCGGGTGGGGTTTCGCCGTTCTGACGGCCGTCTACACCTCGGCGCCCCTCTCCGGCGCCCACCTCAACCCGGCGGTCACCCTCGCACTCGCGATCAAGGACGACGACTGGAGCAACGTTCCGGTCTACTGGGCCGGACAGCTGCTCGGCGCCGCGATCGGCGCCACCCTGGTCTGGATCGCCTACTACGGCCAGTTCCACGCGCACCTCACCGACAGGGACATAGTCGGCGGTCCGGACGCGCAGTCGACCGAGGGCAAGGCCGTAGAGGCGCAGGAGCCGGGCGCGGGCCCCGTCCTGGGCGTCTTCTCCACCGGCCCGGAGGTCCGCGTCGTCTGGCAGAACCTGGCCACGGAGATCATCGGCACGATCGTGCTTGTCCTCGCCGTCCTCACGCAGGGCCTGAACGACAAGGGCAACGGCCTCGGGAACCTCGGCGCGCTGATCACCGCGCTCGTCGTGGTGTCGATCGGCCTCTCTCTCGGCGGCCCCACCGGCTACGCGATCAACCCGGCCCGCGACCTCGGTCCGCGCATCGTGCATGCCCTCCTGCCCCTGCCCAACAAGGGCGGCTCCGACTGGAGCTACGCCTGGATCCCGGTGGCCGGTCCGCTGATCGGCGGTGCGATCGCCGCAGGCATCTACAACGTCGCCTTTGCTTAAGAGCACCAGCTGCACCAGCTGCACCGCGTACTCGGCAGCGCCGTACAGACAGCCTCTTGTCCACGCAAACCCCAGGAGCACTCAGTGACCGACGCGCACACCGCCGGCCCCTTCATCGCCGCCATCGACCAGGGGACCACCTCCTCGCGCTGCATCGTCTTCGACCGGGACGGCCGGATCGTCTCCGTCGACCAGAAGGAACACGAGCAGATCTTCCCGAAGCCGGGCTGGGTCGAGCACGACGCCGACGAGATCTGGACCAACGTCCAGGAAGTCGTCGCCGGAGCCATCGACAAGGCCGGCATCACCCGTGACGACATCAAGGCCATCGGCATCACCAACCAGCGTGAGACCACGCTGCTGTGGGACAAGAACACCGGCCGGCCCGTCCACAACGCCATCGTCTGGCAGGACACCCGCACCGACGCCCTCTGCCGTGAGCTCGGCCGCAACGTCGGCCAGGACCGCTTCCGCCGGGAGACGGGCCTGCCGCTGGCCTCCTACTTCGCCGGCCCCAAGGCCCGCTGGCTGCTCGACAACGTCGAGGGCCTGCGCGAGCGCGCCGAGGCGGGCGACATCCTCTTCGGCACCATGGACAGCTGGGTCATCTGGAACCTGACCGGTGGCGTGGACGGCGGCAAGCACTACACCGACGTCACCAACGCCTCCCGCACCATGCTGATGAACCTCCACACCCTGGAGTGGGACGCCAAGATCGCCGAGTCCATCGGCGTCCCGCTGGCGATGCTGCCCGAGATCCGCTCCTCCGCCGAGGTCTACGGCGAGGTCAGCGGCGGCAGGCTCGGCGACCTGCTCGGCGGCATCCCGGTCGCCTCCGCGCTCGGCGACCAGCAGGCGGCCCTGTTCGGCCAGACCTGCTTCGCCGAGGGCGAGGCCAAGTCGACGTACGGCACCGGCACGTTCATGCTGCTGAACACCGGCGAGAAGATCATCAACTCGTACTCCGGCCTGCTGACCACCGTCGGCTACCGCATCGGCGACCAGAAGCCGGTCTACGCCCTCGAGGGCTCGATCGCCGTCACCGGTTCGCTGGTGCAGTGGATGCGCGACCAGATGGGCCTGATCTCCACCGCCGCCGAGATCGAGACGCTCGCGCTCTCCGTCGAGGACAACGGCGGCGCCTACTTCGTGCCGGCCTTCTCCGGACTGTTCGCCCCCTACTGGCGCTCCGACGCCCGCGGTGTGATCGCCGGCCTCACCCGGTACGTCACCAAGGCGCACCTCGCGCGCGCCGTCCTGGAGGCCACGGCCTGGCAGACCCGCGAGATCACCGACGCCATGACGAAGGACTCCGGCGTCGAGCTCGCGGCCCTCAAGGTCGACGGCGGCATGACCTCCAACAACCTGCTGATGCAGACCCTCTCGGACTTCCTGGACGCGCCCGTGGTGCGCCCGATGGTCGCCGAGACGACCTGCCTCGGCGCCGCCTACGCCGCCGGCCTCGCCGTCGGCTTCTGGACCAACACCGACGACCTGCGCGCCAACTGGCGACGGGCCGCCGAGTGGACCCCCCGCATGGACGCGGAGACCCGCGACCGTGAGTACAAGAGCTGGCTCAAGGCCGTCGAGCGGACCATGGGCTGGCTCGAGGACGAGGAGTAAGAACCCCACATGACCAGTCAGTCCACCCTGCAGTCCGTGCCTGCCCTGGGGACGCGCCCGGCGTCCGGCTCCAACCCGAGCCGCGCCGAGACCCGGGAGCAGCTCTCCAAGGCGTCGTACGACCTCCTCGTCATCGGCGGCGGCATCCTGGGCATCTCCACCGCCTGGCACGCCGCGCAGTCCGGCCTCAGGGTGGCCCTGGTCGACGCCGGCGACTTCGCCGGCGCCACCTCCTCCGCCTCCTCCAAGCTGCTCCACGGCGGTCTGCGCTACCTGCAGACCGGCGCGGTGAAGCTGGTGGCGGAGAACCACTTCGAGCGCCGTGCGGTCTCCCGGCAGGTGGCCCCCCACCTGGCGAACCCGCTCACGTTCTACCTCCCCGTGTACAAGGGCGGGCCGCACGGCGCGGCGAAGCTCGGGGCGGGCGTGTTCGCCTACTCCGCGCTGTCGGCGTTCGGCGACGGCGTCGGTCATCTCCTGTCCCCGGCCAAGGCCGCGCGGGACGTGCCCGAGCTGCGCACCGACAACCTCAAGGCCGTGGCCGTGTACGGCGACGACCAGATGAACGACGCGCGCATGGCGCTGATGACGGTCCGCGCGGCCGTCGAGGCGGGCGCGGTGGTCCTGAACCACGCCGAGGTGTCGGGCCTGCGTTTCACCAGGGGCCGGGTCACCGGCGCGGACCTGCGCGACCGGCTCTGCGGCGACGAGTTCGGCGTCAACGCCCGGCTGGTGCTGAACGCGACCGGCCCGTGGGTGGACCACCTGCGCCGGATGGAGGACCCGGACGCGGCGCCGTCCATCCGCCTGTCGAAGGGCGCGCACCTCGTCCTGAAGCGCACCGCGCCCTGGCGGGCCGCGCTCGCCACCCCCATCGACAAGTACCGCATCACCTTCGCCCTCCCCTGGGAGGACATGCTGCTGCTCGGCACCACCGACGAGGAGTTCGAGGGCGACCCGGCGGAGGTGGCGGTCACCGAGAAGGACACCGCGCAGATACTCGACGAGGCCGCGTTCTCCATCCGCGACCAGCAGCTCGACCGTGACCTGATCACGTACGCCTTCGCCGGTCTGCGGGTGCTGCCGGGCGGCCCCGGCGACACCGCGAAGGCCAAGCGCGAGACCGTCGTCACCGAGGGCCGGGGCGGCATGCTGTCCGTCGCGGGCGGCAAGTGGACCACGTTCCGGCACATCGGCCGGACGGTCATGCAGAAGCTGGAGGCGCTGCCGGGCCACCCGCTGGGCGACGACTTCGAACCGATCTCCTCGCTGCCGAAGAAGCTGCCGCTGCCCGGCGTCGCCAACCCGCGCGCGGTCGCCCACCGGCTGCTGGTCGACAACCCGGCGCCCGGCCCGCGCATGGCCGCCGACACGGCGAAGCACCTGGCGACCCACTACGGCTCGCTGGCCTTCGACATCGCTCGGCTGGCCAACGACAACCCCGAGCTGGCCGCGCGCGTCCACCCGGACGCCCCGGAGATCTGGGCGCAGGTCGTCTACGCGCGCGACAACGAGTGGGCCGAGACGGCGGACGACGTGCTGCGCCGCCGTACGACGCTGACCATCCGCGGTCTCGCCACGGACGACGTGCGCGCCAGGGTGCAGGACCTGCTCGACAAGAAGTGACCTGTCCGCGGCCCCGACCGGGGTCGGCGTCTCGGGGACGGCCCTTTCGGTACCGGGGCCGGAGCCGGGAAGGGGCGGCTCGTGGAGCCGCCCCTTTCGCAGGGGTGGAGGCAGTCCCCCGCTCAGGCCGCATAATGACCGACGAGACATCCGATGTCTGGACCGCGGACGAGAAGGAGGCCGGTCATGGCAGTCACCGACGAGGCGATCGAGAAGATCAAGGGCATGATCGTCTCGGGTGCGCTGCGCCCCGGCGACCGGCTGCCCAAGGAGAGCGAGCTGGCCGCCGACCTCGGGCTGTCCCGCAACTCCCTGCGGGAGGCGGTGCGCGCGCTGTCGCTGATCCGGATCCTGGACGTGCGCCAGGGCGACGGCACCTATGTCACCAGCCTCGACCCGCAACTGCTGCTGGAGGCGCTGAGTTTCGTCGTCGACTTCCACCGCGACGACACGGTCCTGGAGTTCCTGGCGGTGCGCCGCATACTGGAGCCGGCCGCCACGGCGATGGCGGCCCTGCGCATCAGCGAGCAGCAGCTGGACGCCCTGGACGCCCAGTTGGACAAGCTCGGCGCCGAGCCCTCGGTGGAGGAACTCGTCGCGGGCGACCTGGAGTTCCACCGGGGCATCGTGCAGAGCGCCGGCAACTCGGTGCTGTGCTCGTTGCTCGACGGACTGTCCGGACCCACCACACGGGCCCGGATCTGGCGCGGGCTGACCCAGGAGGACGCCGTCTCCGGCACCCTGCGGGAGCACCGGGCGATCCTGGCGGCCCTGCGCGACCGGGACGCGGAGGCGGCCAGGTCGTGGGCGACGGTCCACATCGCGAGCGTGGAGCAGTGGCTGCGGTCCACTCTGTGAAGCTCGCGTTCCGGGGTGTTCGGGGGTGGCGAACGGGGCAGTGATCCGTTCACTCCCCGTGCAAGGGGGCTGCGGGCGCCCCCGCAGAACGCCGTAAGGTTGGGTGGTCAAGCGAGGGCACGTCGGAAGGAGGCGCTGGGTGATCGAGCTCGAGGGGGTTCCCGAGCTGATCGACCCGGTCATGGTGGCCGCGTTCGAGGGCTGGAACGACGCCGGCGACGCAGCCTCCACCGCGGTCGCGCATCTGGAGCGGGAGTGGAAGGGCGAGGTGTTCGCGGCGCTGGACGCCGAGGACTACTACGACTTCCAGGTGAACCGTCCCACGGTGTGGCTGGACGCAGGCGTGCGCAAGATCACCTGGCCGACGACGAGACTGTCCGTGGTCCGGGTCGGCGGTGACAAGCCCCGCGACCTGGTGCTGGTACGTGGTATCGAACCGTCGATGCGCTGGCGCTCGTTCTGCAACGAGCTGCTCGGCTTCGCCCACGAGTTGGGCGTGGAGCTGGTGGTCGTCCTGGGCGCGCTGCTCGGCGACACCCCGCACACCCGTCCGGTGCCGATCAGCGGGACGACGTCGGACGCGGACCTGGCGCAGCGGATGGGCCTGGAGGAGACCAAGTACGAGGGCCCCACGGGCATCGTCGGCGTCCTCCAGGAGGCGTGCACGCACGCCGGGGTGCCCGCGGTGAGTCTGTGGGCGGCCGTGCCGCACTACGTCTCGCAGCCGCCGAACCCGAAGGCGACGCTGGCCCTCCTGAACCGTCTGGAGGACCTGATCGACGTCCGCATCCCACTGGGCGAGCTGCCCGAGGACGCGCGTGCCTGGCAGGTGGGCGTGGACCAGCTGGCGGCCGAGGACACCGAGGTCGCCGAGTACGTGCAGACGCTGGAGGAGGCCCGGGACACCGCGGAGCTGCCGGAGGCGTCGGGCGAGGCGATCGCCCGCGAGTTCGAGCGGTATCTGCGGCGGCGGGACGGCGGCGGCCCGCCCGACCCCGGGGAGCGGACCCGTCCCCCTCGGCCGCCGAAGCCGAGCGAGGAGCCCACCGACGACGGCGATTCGTCGGAGGAGTGAAACCGGCCGAAAAGCCGAAAAAGCCCAACAGCCGGAACGGCGGAAGATCGGTTCGGCCGGCTGAGGCGGCCCGTGCAGCGGGGGCAGGGGCGGTGCGCCGATGCGTACCGCCCCTGCCCCTTCGCCGTCTCCGTCGCCGTTCCGGTCGCGGTCGCCGTCCCCGGGGGTGACGACGTCCTGGGTGCGGTTACAGGGCCACACCCAGCAGGGCGTCCACCGCACGCGACACGACTCCGGGGGCGCCGATGTCGGTGCCGCCCCGCTCCTGCTGGAGCGCGGCCCAGCGGTCGACGGCGGCCAGCGCGGCGGGTGCGTCGAGGTCGTTCGCGAGGGCTGACCGGATCTCGTCGACGAGAGCCTCGGCGGGCGGCCCGTCGGGCCGGGAGACCGCGGCGCGCCAGCGGCCGAGGCGGGCCTCGGCGTCGGCGAGGACCTGGTCGGTCCACTCCCAGTCGGCGCGGTAGTGGTGGGCGAGGAGCGTGAGCCGGATCGCCGCGGGGTCGACGCCGTCCTGACGCAGCCGGGAGACGAAGACGAGGTTGCCCCGTGACTTCGACATCTTCTCGCCGTCGAGGGCGACCATGCCGGCGTGGACGTACGCCTTGGCCATGGGGAACTCGCCGGTGAGCGCCTGGGCGTGGGAGGCGCCCATCTCGTGGTGCGGGAAGGCGAGGTCGGAGCCGCCGCCCTGCACGTCGAAGCCCATCCCGAGGTGGTCCAGCGCGATGGCCACGCACTCGATGTGCCAGCCGGGGCGGCCCCGGCCGAGCGAGCCGCCGTCCCAGCTGGGCTCGCCCTCGCGGGCCGCCATCCACAGCATCGGGTCGAGCGGGTTCTTCTTGCCCGGGCGGTCCGGGTCGCCGCCGCGCTCGGCGGACAGCAGCCGCATGGCCGCCGCGTCCAGGTTCGAGACCTCGCCGAAGTGCGGGTCGGACTCGACGGAGAAGTAGACGTCGCCCTCGAGTTCGTAGGCGGCGCCCGCGTCCCTCAGGCGCTCGACGAGCGGGACGATGCCGGGTATCGCCTCGACGGCGCCTATGTAGTCCTGCGGCGGGAGCATCCGCAGGGCGGTCATGTCCTCGCGGAAGAGGGCCGTCTCCTTCTCGGCCAGGGCGACCCAGTCGACGCCGTCGCGCTCGGCTCGCTCCAGCAGCGGATCGTCGACGTCGGTCACGTTCTGGACGTAGTGAACCTGCCGCTTGGTGTCGAGCCACACGCGCTGAACGAGGTCGAACGCGTTGTAGGTCGCCGCGTGACCCATGTGGGTCGCGTCGTACGGAGTGATGCCGCAGACGTAGATACGGGCGACGGGACCGGGGGCGAGGGAGACCAAGCCGCCGGTCGCGGTGTCGTGGATCCTCAGGTCGCGGCCCTGACCAGGCAGGGCGGGGACCTCGGAAGCGGGCCAGGCATGCATGTCATGAGCGTAACCGGACGGAAGTTGCGGGTACGAACCGGAGCGGGCCGGATGGCCGGGAAGGCGTTCTTGTGCAATCCCGGCCGTCGTGCCTGCGACAGCGCTCCGGGAGGACTCCCACGAGGGCCGGGCGCAGCTTCAGGGCGCAGCTTCCGGGCTCGGCTACACGGGAGGCCAGGGGATCGCCGGCCAGTCGCCCGTCGGCTCGGGGTGTGTGCCCGCCTCCAGCAGCGCCTCGGTACGCGCGCGCGTGGCGTCGAGTTCGGCGGGGGTGATCAGTGCGCTCAGGGCGGCCGTCAGTCGCCCGTCCGGTTCCAGGGCGCCCTTGAGGCCCTTGAGCACGTCCACGGCCTCGCCGGTCAACGGCTCCCCCGCCCAGCCCCACAGCAGGGTGCGCAGCTTGTTCTCGGCGTTGAAGGTGACGCCGTGGTCGATGCCGTAGAGCCGGCCGTCGGCGGTGGGCAGCAGATGGCCGCCCTTGCGGTCGGCGTTGTTGATCACCGCGTCGAGGACGGCGAGCCGTCTGAGCCGTTCGTCGTCCGCGTGCACCAGGAGCGCGGTGCGGCCCTCGCCGACGTCGGCGAACCCGACGGCCTTCCAGCCCGGCCCGGGCTCCTGCGCGTCGACGAGGGCGAGCAGCTCGGCCTCGGGGGCCGTCTCGATCCACAGCTGGCACATGCCCTCGCCGTACGGTCCCTCCCGCAGCACGGTCGGCGGCACGAGGCCCCAGCCGGTGACCTCGGAGACCTCGTACGCGGCCACCTCGCGCCCGGCGAGGGTGCCGTCGGGGAAGTCCCACAACGGCCGCTCGCCGGCGACGGGTTTGTAGACGCAGGCGGCCTCCCTGCCCTCGTCGGCGACGGTGCAGTACAGCGCCGCGTTCGAGGCCTCCCGGATGCGTCCGCGGACGGTGAGCTCACCGTGCGCGAGGAGTGCGGCGGTGGCGGGGTCGGTGGTCGTCACGCGCCCCGGCGGTATCCGTTCTGGCGCGGACATACATGTCCTTCCGGGTCGAGCGGCAGGCTGCACAGCGGGCACGGCGGGCGGCCGGCGTTGACGACGTCGAGGGCGCGCTTGGCGAAGGCCCTCGCCTGGGAGCCGCTGAGCCGGACCCGCAGCATCGGCGGTCCGTTCTCCTCGTCCTGGAGGAGTTTCTCCTCGGCCTCCGCGAGATCCTCCTCGGAGTCCGCCTCGAGTTCCACCAGGGCCTGCGCCTCGACGATCATGCGCTGTTCCTCGCCGTCCCAGGCGAGGGCCATGGTGCCGACCCGGAACTCCTCCTCGATCGGGGTGTCGAGGGGCGCCGTGTCGGTGTTCTCGGCGGGCGACACGGCGGGTACCGCGGCGCTGCCGCCGCTGCGCCGGACGACCTCGTCGAGCAGTTCGTCCATCCGCTCGGCGAGTGCGGCGACCTGGGTCTTCTCCAGGGCCACGCTGGTCACCCGGGTACCGGCGGTGGCCTGGAGGAAGAAGGTACGGCGCCCGGGCAGTCCGACCGTACCGGCCACGAAGCGGTCCGGGGGGTCGTAGAGGAACACCTGACGGGACACGTCCTGTCTCCATGGGAATCGAGGGTCGTCGTGGGTCGGTGGGTCGGTGGGACGGATGGGGACCGTCCGTGCGGGTAGGCGCGCCTACGCGAACCGCTTCACCCTACTGCGGCCGACGATCACGGTGCGCCCGCACCGCCCCCGACCGTGGCGTCCCCGGTCGGCGGCGCCTCGCGCGGTGCGAGGGAGGCGAGGTCGCCGGTGTCGCCGAGGCGTACGAGAAAGGGGCGCAGCCGGGTGTAACGGATCGCGGTGACGGAACAGGGTTCGACGGAGATCCGCTGGAAGAGGTCGAGATGCAGTCCGAGGGCGTCCGCGACGAGCGACTTGATGATGTCGCCGTGCGAGCACATCAGATAGACGGCGTCGGCGCCGTGGTCGCGTTCCACGCGCGCGTTCCACTCGCGGACCGCCTCCGCGGCACGGGTCTGCATGGCCCGCATGGACTCCCCGCCGGGGAAGGCGGCGGCGGAGGGGTGCGACTGCACGACCTCCATCAGCGGTTCGTCCATCAGCTCGGCGAGCTTGCGGCCGGACCAGTCGCCGTAGTGGCACTCCCCGATCCGCTCTTCGGTGTGCGCGCGCAGGCCGGGGCGGGCGTCGAGGAGGGGGCGGATCGTCTCCTGGCAGCGCTGCAGGGGGCTCGCGACGACCTCCGCGAGGGGCAGCGCCTCGAGCCTCGCGGGCAGCGCGGCGGCCTGCGCGGCGCCCCGCTCGTCGAGGGCGACTCCGGGCGTCCAGCCGGCGAGCACGGCGGAGGTGTTGGCGGTGGACCGGCCGTGCCGGACGAGGATCAGCGTGGGCATGCGGCCCAGGGTAGGCGCACGCGCGTGTGTGCCGGTGAGGGTGTGAGGGGAGAATCCGACGCGTGATCGTCGACTGTGCCATCTACCGTGACGGGCGCCGCACGCAGGGCCCGCAGGACTTCTCCGACGCCGTGGACGAGGCGCGTTCCGCGGGCGGGTTCGTGTGGATCGGGCTGCACGAACCCACCGAGAAGGAGTTCGAGCACGTCACCCGGGAGTTCGGGCTGCACCCGCTCGCCGTCGAGGACGCCCTCAAGGCCCACCAGCGGCCCAAGCTGGAGGTCTACGACGACTCGCTGTTCCTGGTGTTCAAGCCGGTCGTCTACGAGCCCGAGAGCGACACCGTCTCCTCCGGCGAGGTGATGGTGTTCCTCGGCGACTCGTTCCTGGTGACCGTCCGGCACGGCGACGGCGCGCCGCTGGCCGCAGTGCGCCGCCGGCTGGAGGACGAGCCGGAGCTGCTCGCCAAAGGGCCGACGGCGGTGGTGTACGCGATCGCCGACGCCACCGTGGACCACTACCTGGACGTGGCGACCGAGCTGCAGACCGACCTGGAGGAGCTGGAGACGGAGGTGTTCTCGCCGGACGGCGGCGGTTCGCGCAACACCGCGTCGCGGATCTACACCTTCAAGCGGCAGATCCTGGAGTTCCGCAGGGCGACCGGTCCGCTGGGGCCGCCGCTGAGCCGGCTGGCCGGCACCGGCGCGTTCGGTTCGGGCGTGCCGTTCGTGAACGACAAGGCGCGGCCCTTCTTCCGTGACGTCCACGATCACCTCACGCGCGTGAACGAGTCCGTGGAGGGGCTGGACCGGCTGGTGACGGACATCCTGTCGGCGCATCTGGCGCAGATGAGCGTCCGGCAGAACGACGACATGCGGAAGATCTCCGCGTGGGCGGCGATGGCCGCCGTCCCCACGATGATCGCTGGGATCTACGGCATGAACTTCGAGCACATGCCGGAACTTCGCTGGGTGTGGTCGTATCCGGCGGTCATCGCGCTGATGGGCGTGCTCGAGGTGTTGCTGTTCCGGCTGTTCAAGCAGCGCGGCTGGCTGTAGCGGCGCGGCCGACTGAAGCGGCCGGGATCAGGCGAACTCGGGGGCGGTGGTCGCCGGGCCGCCGAGCGCGTCACGGCGTTCGGGCATCTCCAGGGACACCATCCGCCGCCAGCCCGCGACCCGCTCCCACGCGTACACGGCGTGGATGCCGGCCGCGAGGACGGCCGACTTCGCCTTGGGCCAGCCGAGGATGCGGCCCATGTGGTCCATGACGGCGAGGCTGACGTCCCGGTAGACGCGGATCTCGGCGAGCGCGCAGGCGCGCAGGGTGCGCTGGATGACCCGGCCGTGGCCCGCGCGGGCGAAACGCAGCAGCTCCTCGTGGCAGTAGGCGAGGTGGTTGTCCTCGTCGTTCGAGATCATCTTCACCGCGCGGCCGATGTCGGGGTGGTCGGTGAAGTGCCTGCGCAGCAGCTCCATCTGTTCGGCGGCGCGCTGTTCGGTGACGCGGCTGTGGGAGAGGTAGGTCACGATGTCCGGCACGCTCAGCGGCTTCTTCGCGATGAGCCGGTCGTGGGCGAGACCGATGCCACGCCGCTCCAGGAGCATCGTGTAGTCGGTCTCCGGCGGGACGGGGACCGGGTCCAGGCCGCGTTTGCGCATCAGGGCGTTGAAGATCCGCCCGTGCTTGTCCTCGTCGGCGCCGTGACGGGCGATCCTCGGGGCGAGGTCGCGTTCGCTCTGCGGGACGAGCTCGGCGATCCGGGCGTTCTCCCAGCCGCCCTGCGACTCGCCGCCGGCGGCGATGGAACAGAACAGCGCGAAGGACGCGTCGTGGTCGATGATCTCCTGGAACAGACTCTTGGCCGAAAGCATTCGTCGATCACCTCTCCGCATGACACGTGATTCCGCGGCGTTGTGCGGAACGAGTCAAATGCGGTGGCGACGACGGCGCAACAGCTGTGCCGGACGGCTCCGCCGAACGGGGGATCCGGGGAGTCCGGTCCGGGGGCGTAACCGCGTGGCGCGTGGCGCGTTGTTCCCAGTGACGGCCGTGGCGGGGAAGACCCCCGAGCCCCCACCACGGCCGCAGACTTCCCCCGGCTATGCCAGACCGGCGAGTTCCAGTGCCTGGGTGCCCGCGCGCAGCGCGGCGAGGCGCTCCTCGAGGGTGAAGCCGGCGGGGGCCAGGGTGAGGGTGGTGACGCCGACCGCCGCGTAGGCCTTCATGCGGTCGGCGATCCGTTCCACCGAGCCGAGCAGGGTGGTCTGGTCGATCAGCTGGTGCGGGACGGCGGCTGCCGCGCCCTGCTTGTCGCCGGCCAGGTACTTGTCCTGGATCTCGGCCGCCGCCTGCTCGTAGCCCATGCGCTGGGCGAGCTGGTTGTAGAAGTTCTGCTTGCGGCTGCCCATGCCGCCGACGTACAGCGCGGTGTAGGGGCGGAAGGTGTCGGCGAGGCGCTCGACGTCCTTGTCCTCGCCGAGTGCGAGCGGCAGCGTCGGACAGATGTCGAAGCCGTCGAGGGTCTTGCCGGCCTTCTCGCGGCCGGCCCTCAGGTGGGTGATCGCGGTGTCCTCGAGGTGATCGGCGGACGGGAAGATCAACAGCGCGCCGTCGGCGATCTCGCCGGTCTGCTCCAGGTTCTTCGGGCCGATCGCGGCGATGTACAGCGGGATGTGCTCGCGTTCCGGGTGCACGGTCAGCTTGATCGGCTTGCCCGGTCCGCCGGGCAGCGGCAGCGTCCAGTGCGCGCCCTCGTACGACAG
It includes:
- a CDS encoding glycerol-3-phosphate dehydrogenase/oxidase; the encoded protein is MTSQSTLQSVPALGTRPASGSNPSRAETREQLSKASYDLLVIGGGILGISTAWHAAQSGLRVALVDAGDFAGATSSASSKLLHGGLRYLQTGAVKLVAENHFERRAVSRQVAPHLANPLTFYLPVYKGGPHGAAKLGAGVFAYSALSAFGDGVGHLLSPAKAARDVPELRTDNLKAVAVYGDDQMNDARMALMTVRAAVEAGAVVLNHAEVSGLRFTRGRVTGADLRDRLCGDEFGVNARLVLNATGPWVDHLRRMEDPDAAPSIRLSKGAHLVLKRTAPWRAALATPIDKYRITFALPWEDMLLLGTTDEEFEGDPAEVAVTEKDTAQILDEAAFSIRDQQLDRDLITYAFAGLRVLPGGPGDTAKAKRETVVTEGRGGMLSVAGGKWTTFRHIGRTVMQKLEALPGHPLGDDFEPISSLPKKLPLPGVANPRAVAHRLLVDNPAPGPRMAADTAKHLATHYGSLAFDIARLANDNPELAARVHPDAPEIWAQVVYARDNEWAETADDVLRRRTTLTIRGLATDDVRARVQDLLDKK
- a CDS encoding DUF3090 domain-containing protein — translated: MSRQVFLYDPPDRFVAGTVGLPGRRTFFLQATAGTRVTSVALEKTQVAALAERMDELLDEVVRRSGGSAAVPAVSPAENTDTAPLDTPIEEEFRVGTMALAWDGEEQRMIVEAQALVELEADSEEDLAEAEEKLLQDEENGPPMLRVRLSGSQARAFAKRALDVVNAGRPPCPLCSLPLDPEGHVCPRQNGYRRGA
- a CDS encoding PAC2 family protein codes for the protein MIELEGVPELIDPVMVAAFEGWNDAGDAASTAVAHLEREWKGEVFAALDAEDYYDFQVNRPTVWLDAGVRKITWPTTRLSVVRVGGDKPRDLVLVRGIEPSMRWRSFCNELLGFAHELGVELVVVLGALLGDTPHTRPVPISGTTSDADLAQRMGLEETKYEGPTGIVGVLQEACTHAGVPAVSLWAAVPHYVSQPPNPKATLALLNRLEDLIDVRIPLGELPEDARAWQVGVDQLAAEDTEVAEYVQTLEEARDTAELPEASGEAIAREFERYLRRRDGGGPPDPGERTRPPRPPKPSEEPTDDGDSSEE
- a CDS encoding SCO1664 family protein, which gives rise to MSAPERIPPGRVTTTDPATAALLAHGELTVRGRIREASNAALYCTVADEGREAACVYKPVAGERPLWDFPDGTLAGREVAAYEVSEVTGWGLVPPTVLREGPYGEGMCQLWIETAPEAELLALVDAQEPGPGWKAVGFADVGEGRTALLVHADDERLRRLAVLDAVINNADRKGGHLLPTADGRLYGIDHGVTFNAENKLRTLLWGWAGEPLTGEAVDVLKGLKGALEPDGRLTAALSALITPAELDATRARTEALLEAGTHPEPTGDWPAIPWPPV
- the glpK gene encoding glycerol kinase GlpK, with amino-acid sequence MTDAHTAGPFIAAIDQGTTSSRCIVFDRDGRIVSVDQKEHEQIFPKPGWVEHDADEIWTNVQEVVAGAIDKAGITRDDIKAIGITNQRETTLLWDKNTGRPVHNAIVWQDTRTDALCRELGRNVGQDRFRRETGLPLASYFAGPKARWLLDNVEGLRERAEAGDILFGTMDSWVIWNLTGGVDGGKHYTDVTNASRTMLMNLHTLEWDAKIAESIGVPLAMLPEIRSSAEVYGEVSGGRLGDLLGGIPVASALGDQQAALFGQTCFAEGEAKSTYGTGTFMLLNTGEKIINSYSGLLTTVGYRIGDQKPVYALEGSIAVTGSLVQWMRDQMGLISTAAEIETLALSVEDNGGAYFVPAFSGLFAPYWRSDARGVIAGLTRYVTKAHLARAVLEATAWQTREITDAMTKDSGVELAALKVDGGMTSNNLLMQTLSDFLDAPVVRPMVAETTCLGAAYAAGLAVGFWTNTDDLRANWRRAAEWTPRMDAETRDREYKSWLKAVERTMGWLEDEE
- a CDS encoding FadR/GntR family transcriptional regulator, coding for MAVTDEAIEKIKGMIVSGALRPGDRLPKESELAADLGLSRNSLREAVRALSLIRILDVRQGDGTYVTSLDPQLLLEALSFVVDFHRDDTVLEFLAVRRILEPAATAMAALRISEQQLDALDAQLDKLGAEPSVEELVAGDLEFHRGIVQSAGNSVLCSLLDGLSGPTTRARIWRGLTQEDAVSGTLREHRAILAALRDRDAEAARSWATVHIASVEQWLRSTL
- the mshC gene encoding cysteine--1-D-myo-inosityl 2-amino-2-deoxy-alpha-D-glucopyranoside ligase, which gives rise to MHAWPASEVPALPGQGRDLRIHDTATGGLVSLAPGPVARIYVCGITPYDATHMGHAATYNAFDLVQRVWLDTKRQVHYVQNVTDVDDPLLERAERDGVDWVALAEKETALFREDMTALRMLPPQDYIGAVEAIPGIVPLVERLRDAGAAYELEGDVYFSVESDPHFGEVSNLDAAAMRLLSAERGGDPDRPGKKNPLDPMLWMAAREGEPSWDGGSLGRGRPGWHIECVAIALDHLGMGFDVQGGGSDLAFPHHEMGASHAQALTGEFPMAKAYVHAGMVALDGEKMSKSRGNLVFVSRLRQDGVDPAAIRLTLLAHHYRADWEWTDQVLADAEARLGRWRAAVSRPDGPPAEALVDEIRSALANDLDAPAALAAVDRWAALQQERGGTDIGAPGVVSRAVDALLGVAL
- a CDS encoding MIP/aquaporin family protein, with protein sequence MSSSDIFIGETIGTAILILLGGGVCAAVTLKASKARNAGWLAITFGWGFAVLTAVYTSAPLSGAHLNPAVTLALAIKDDDWSNVPVYWAGQLLGAAIGATLVWIAYYGQFHAHLTDRDIVGGPDAQSTEGKAVEAQEPGAGPVLGVFSTGPEVRVVWQNLATEIIGTIVLVLAVLTQGLNDKGNGLGNLGALITALVVVSIGLSLGGPTGYAINPARDLGPRIVHALLPLPNKGGSDWSYAWIPVAGPLIGGAIAAGIYNVAFA